One Vibrio tapetis subsp. tapetis DNA segment encodes these proteins:
- a CDS encoding DUF1007 family protein, which translates to MRSHSYRTFKVLLLSLLTSTCLVFSGLSAAHPHSWIEMNTRVNGIDDVVTGFSMEWTFDAMTSAYMIDGEDMSPENKEKTLKNLAQSIVRNMLQDHYFTYFFDGDSPIRYKEVFDAELTQHRGKFTLTFNLPLAEPKSVFGNRLKLMIFEPSYYVDMSWKGEQSLSLSPALQAHCQIDLVEPTPCSEQMAYALALPIDADPDNALGQLFTQHAYLTCGE; encoded by the coding sequence ATGCGTTCGCACTCTTATCGCACCTTCAAGGTATTGTTACTTAGCCTTCTCACCAGTACCTGCTTGGTTTTCTCTGGTTTATCTGCCGCCCATCCCCACTCTTGGATCGAAATGAACACTCGAGTCAACGGAATAGATGATGTCGTGACGGGCTTTTCGATGGAATGGACATTCGATGCAATGACTTCTGCATACATGATCGATGGCGAAGACATGTCCCCAGAAAACAAAGAAAAAACACTCAAGAATCTAGCGCAGTCTATTGTCAGGAATATGCTACAAGACCATTACTTTACCTATTTTTTCGACGGTGATTCACCGATACGCTACAAAGAGGTTTTCGATGCCGAACTTACCCAGCACAGAGGAAAATTTACTCTGACATTTAATCTCCCCTTAGCTGAACCCAAGTCAGTATTTGGCAACCGGCTAAAGTTGATGATTTTCGAACCTAGTTATTACGTCGATATGAGCTGGAAAGGAGAACAATCTCTGTCTTTAAGCCCAGCTCTACAAGCGCACTGCCAAATTGATTTAGTTGAACCTACGCCATGTTCCGAGCAAATGGCCTACGCACTCGCTCTACCTATTGATGCCGATCCAGACAATGCACTTGGTCAATTATTTACCCAACACGCTTACCTCACTTGCGGAGAATAA
- a CDS encoding ribbon-helix-helix domain-containing protein, which yields MCEIYSGVEDELFELKTRSIRLDGVVTSIRLEGVFWQILETIAREDSLTIGLFLTRIYREVIARNGEIKNFTSILRVACTTYLNQGKRLSAAPLSFCENEIRTT from the coding sequence ATGTGCGAGATCTATTCAGGCGTCGAGGATGAGCTATTTGAACTCAAAACACGATCAATTCGACTCGATGGTGTTGTCACCAGTATTCGATTAGAAGGCGTATTTTGGCAAATTCTAGAAACCATCGCTCGAGAAGATAGCCTCACCATCGGGTTGTTTCTTACTCGGATTTACCGAGAAGTTATCGCACGAAATGGTGAAATAAAGAACTTCACTTCCATTTTAAGGGTGGCGTGTACGACTTATCTTAATCAAGGTAAAAGGCTAAGTGCCGCCCCATTAAGCTTTTGCGAAAACGAAATTAGAACCACATAA
- a CDS encoding helix-turn-helix transcriptional regulator, with product MTSRVLKVVTLVEQKLPYSWALDDLAAKVSVSKWHLQREFKANTGMSIGQYARTRRLGMAAYEIANTEKRIIDVAMDFDFESQEAFARAFKRQYGISPKHLKLQPTWANNLFSRPICQDYIDCFHYCSANPPTIVDFPDTHFYGLYDYFEAIRFDSESFLSQLRGLWDKFLAYIPDDDRGDWAEYYSVETFERGSHQMQKFTMMAARTRSFSPEVESISFMPAHQRLRFSVPKPELTEYFLEYLYYVYMPQSKRSVMKLPVLWQMDLDGNLCGLYALEYADEQTLPKSIVSILPDLVCKPTKEMSAIRHDVSIDLRETGLRIKNLLRRWEADFDSNSDIIVGDYSGKEFKVDHQFISHFVVNEGLSEQNKNMINVAKNHYLQVELVGTVIELAEAVDYILFAYMDASAYYSSAGCEWLCDIEKVHSTYRVTALFPVKKR from the coding sequence ATGACATCTCGAGTACTAAAGGTCGTTACATTAGTAGAGCAAAAGCTGCCATACAGCTGGGCACTTGATGACTTAGCTGCGAAGGTGTCTGTTTCAAAATGGCATTTACAAAGAGAGTTCAAAGCGAACACGGGCATGTCGATAGGCCAGTATGCAAGAACGCGTCGGCTTGGCATGGCTGCTTATGAAATCGCGAATACCGAGAAGCGCATTATCGATGTCGCGATGGATTTTGATTTCGAGTCTCAAGAAGCCTTTGCTCGTGCGTTTAAACGTCAATACGGCATATCCCCTAAACACTTGAAACTTCAACCTACCTGGGCTAACAATTTATTTTCTCGGCCAATTTGCCAAGACTATATAGATTGCTTCCATTATTGCTCTGCTAATCCACCTACGATCGTGGACTTCCCCGATACGCATTTTTATGGCTTGTACGACTATTTTGAAGCGATTCGATTCGATAGTGAGAGTTTTCTTAGTCAGTTAAGAGGACTGTGGGACAAGTTTTTGGCCTATATTCCGGACGATGATAGGGGAGATTGGGCTGAGTATTATTCAGTAGAGACCTTCGAGCGAGGTTCTCACCAAATGCAGAAGTTTACCATGATGGCGGCTCGGACTCGTTCATTTAGTCCCGAAGTTGAATCAATAAGCTTTATGCCAGCTCATCAAAGGTTGCGGTTTTCGGTACCGAAACCTGAATTGACGGAATATTTTCTGGAATATTTATATTACGTGTATATGCCGCAATCTAAACGGAGTGTTATGAAATTGCCAGTGCTGTGGCAGATGGATCTGGATGGCAATCTATGTGGTTTGTACGCTTTGGAATATGCGGATGAGCAAACCTTGCCTAAGTCAATCGTATCGATTTTGCCTGATCTCGTGTGTAAACCGACGAAAGAAATGAGCGCAATAAGACATGATGTCAGCATCGACTTACGGGAAACAGGGTTAAGAATCAAAAACTTGCTCCGACGGTGGGAAGCAGACTTTGACTCGAATTCAGACATCATCGTTGGCGATTATTCAGGGAAGGAGTTTAAAGTTGATCATCAGTTCATTAGTCACTTTGTTGTCAATGAAGGGCTGAGTGAGCAAAACAAGAATATGATCAACGTTGCGAAAAATCATTACTTGCAAGTCGAATTAGTAGGCACTGTTATCGAGTTAGCAGAAGCGGTGGATTATATCTTGTTCGCTTACATGGATGCTTCTGCTTATTACTCTAGTGCTGGTTGCGAATGGTTGTGTGATATAGAAAAAGTGCACAGTACTTACCGTGTTACGGCACTTTTTCCTGTCAAGAAACGTTAA
- the opgC gene encoding OpgC domain-containing protein, giving the protein MKRQGSLDGIRGILLFLMTINHLVWMSVGQTKLQYFTLQPFGQVGAAEGFILLSGLLAGMVYSSNKLTENASRRKAWWRAFTIYKYHIIVLAILVPYGWCMMQVEPSYLDSALFINANFVHEPLHSAWLSLLLLNRPAYLDILPLYVLLMLFLPLILAGLRRNLWWLALAISGVVWASSGHITIALVEPLYQSLSPNLTASLGYFDFFAWQFIFVVGVTIGYFHRHQPINWYPSKLLVATIASIAFIMALVHHSVLGQYGLHQGITYPLADKPEMGWLRVVHLFVWVYLIGALINRYPNALNLPFFSFIGKHSLQVFAWQSLLIFFAAPTLYFSRGEAHYDWLLILFASTLWIPAKLHQLWLARKVRVASAKTSVN; this is encoded by the coding sequence ATGAAAAGACAAGGATCATTAGACGGAATTAGAGGCATTCTATTATTTTTAATGACCATCAATCATCTAGTTTGGATGAGTGTTGGTCAAACCAAGTTACAGTATTTTACCCTACAACCGTTCGGGCAAGTCGGTGCAGCAGAAGGGTTCATCCTTCTCTCCGGCTTACTCGCAGGGATGGTGTACAGTTCGAATAAACTCACCGAAAACGCTTCTAGACGCAAAGCTTGGTGGCGCGCCTTCACCATTTACAAATACCATATCATCGTCTTGGCGATTCTCGTACCTTACGGCTGGTGCATGATGCAAGTAGAACCGAGCTACCTTGATAGCGCCCTATTCATTAACGCTAACTTTGTTCACGAGCCGCTCCATAGTGCCTGGCTTTCTTTATTGTTGCTCAACCGCCCAGCATATCTGGATATCTTGCCATTATACGTCCTGTTAATGTTGTTTTTACCGCTGATTCTTGCAGGGTTACGCCGTAATTTATGGTGGTTAGCTCTCGCTATCAGCGGTGTAGTTTGGGCCAGTAGTGGACACATTACTATTGCTCTTGTAGAGCCTTTATATCAATCGCTATCACCCAACCTAACCGCCAGCTTAGGGTATTTTGATTTCTTTGCGTGGCAATTCATTTTTGTTGTAGGGGTAACCATTGGCTATTTCCATCGCCACCAACCGATCAACTGGTATCCATCTAAGCTATTAGTTGCGACTATTGCTAGTATCGCCTTCATTATGGCCCTAGTTCATCATAGTGTGTTGGGGCAATATGGACTTCATCAAGGCATCACCTATCCTCTTGCAGACAAGCCTGAAATGGGTTGGTTAAGAGTTGTACATTTATTTGTGTGGGTCTATTTGATTGGTGCGCTGATAAACCGATACCCGAATGCCCTCAACTTGCCGTTCTTTTCATTTATTGGCAAACATTCGTTACAAGTATTTGCGTGGCAATCGTTGCTGATTTTCTTCGCAGCTCCGACTTTGTACTTCTCTCGCGGCGAAGCTCACTATGACTGGCTACTCATTCTATTTGCCAGCACGTTGTGGATCCCAGCCAAACTACATCAACTATGGCTAGCAAGAAAAGTACGTGTGGCGTCTGCGAAAACTTCAGTGAATTAA
- a CDS encoding ABC transporter substrate-binding protein, translated as MTETCLRRLNQLLKKYNQAHIYSTSLDDLECAFSTSRRNTSNILKMLNNLGWIYWKPGIGRGKASTLKITISLHQAVFKTIEKELKSGNFDQIGKLVETYQAVAASALNQAMEQATRSQEERNALIISQYPWVNQLHPAKTYRFSELQVIRSLYDTLLKIDSSGEIRTHLACEYEVVDACIYLWLRPDIRCHDGLILTVEDVIHSLVNIKEEDGPVKGLFNQIEEVSFDASKGAIVIRLERPNPLFVYCLAIANASIYAKRTIDHNDQRCAAIGSGPFSLEHWDNDKLVLTKHQNYFSKRALLQKITLSHQGEELSKHIRYNKQESETESHLIQAFSYLSVNHRQENPVPLGTWQALFNYIEHKRYEFKGHCDLKPTCLVSNEDGHSEHHPVPQLEGHIVLTHPKWTIDYLDKLTQWLIGVIEETGLTISTVELSDASRPQIMREQADLFFVEDLVEQPTEFGFYDWLLTGSAMRFAFNEEALEHHVSNVQHTLSHGDIKSQLEKLLKSLRKNCTVLPLFWGQESVTSAKEVSGIQIGKTGYSDFYKLWIKSN; from the coding sequence ATGACCGAAACATGTCTTCGCCGACTAAATCAATTACTAAAGAAATACAACCAGGCGCATATATACTCTACTAGCCTTGACGATTTAGAATGCGCGTTTTCCACTTCTCGCCGTAACACATCCAATATACTTAAGATGCTCAATAATCTCGGTTGGATTTACTGGAAACCCGGTATCGGCAGAGGAAAAGCAAGCACACTCAAGATAACGATCTCATTACACCAAGCTGTATTCAAAACAATTGAAAAAGAGCTGAAATCAGGAAATTTTGATCAAATAGGTAAGTTAGTGGAAACTTACCAAGCCGTCGCAGCGAGTGCTCTCAACCAAGCGATGGAGCAAGCAACTCGCAGCCAAGAAGAACGTAACGCTCTCATCATTAGCCAGTACCCTTGGGTAAATCAACTGCACCCTGCAAAAACTTACCGATTTTCTGAATTACAAGTAATACGAAGTTTGTACGACACCTTGCTCAAAATCGATTCTAGTGGAGAAATCAGAACCCACTTGGCCTGTGAGTACGAAGTTGTTGATGCGTGCATATATTTATGGCTAAGACCTGACATTCGCTGCCACGACGGTCTCATTTTGACTGTTGAAGACGTGATACATAGCCTAGTTAACATTAAAGAAGAAGATGGCCCCGTCAAGGGACTATTTAATCAAATAGAAGAGGTGAGCTTCGACGCTAGCAAGGGCGCTATTGTCATTCGTTTGGAACGACCTAACCCCTTGTTCGTATACTGTTTGGCAATCGCAAATGCCTCTATTTATGCAAAGCGGACAATAGATCACAACGACCAGCGTTGCGCAGCCATAGGCTCTGGACCATTTAGCTTAGAGCATTGGGATAACGATAAATTAGTCCTGACTAAACACCAAAACTACTTTTCTAAACGTGCATTACTACAAAAAATCACCTTGTCACACCAAGGCGAAGAGTTAAGCAAACATATTCGTTATAACAAGCAAGAAAGTGAAACCGAAAGCCACCTTATTCAAGCCTTCTCTTACTTATCGGTGAATCACAGACAAGAAAATCCTGTACCGCTCGGAACGTGGCAAGCACTGTTTAACTATATCGAACATAAACGCTATGAATTTAAAGGCCATTGTGACCTCAAGCCAACGTGCTTAGTGAGTAATGAAGATGGACACAGCGAGCATCACCCTGTTCCACAACTCGAAGGTCATATCGTGTTAACCCATCCCAAATGGACGATAGATTACTTAGACAAACTAACTCAGTGGCTAATCGGTGTTATTGAAGAGACCGGGCTAACAATCAGTACCGTTGAATTATCCGATGCTAGCAGGCCGCAAATTATGAGAGAGCAGGCTGACCTATTTTTCGTCGAGGACCTCGTCGAGCAGCCTACAGAGTTTGGCTTCTATGACTGGCTGCTAACCGGCTCGGCCATGCGGTTCGCATTTAATGAGGAAGCATTAGAACATCATGTTAGCAACGTTCAGCACACCCTTAGTCACGGTGATATAAAATCTCAGCTTGAAAAACTACTTAAGAGCCTCAGAAAAAACTGCACGGTGTTGCCTCTTTTTTGGGGACAAGAAAGCGTTACAAGTGCCAAAGAAGTCAGCGGTATCCAGATAGGAAAGACCGGTTATAGTGATTTCTATAAGCTGTGGATCAAATCAAATTGA
- a CDS encoding TolC family outer membrane protein, translating to MKFSSLSVLLCGLLISLSNNAQTLEQAVSITLATNPQIKSAFNEYMSSKHTIDISSGAYKPDINLDAGVGYEHINPADSTSRKSTDLTRKDASLTLSQLIWDGSKTLNDINRTTADAESVRYQLLTTAQNTSLEVTQVYLEILKSTEVLALSESNLSTHRKIYKDIKRRTDSGIGSTADLTQVKARLAKANSNVLAAKNNLRDAQTMYIRLVGQHPQSLVFPKVDQNFVPTDLEQAIALAHENHPVIKIAQADVESANFQYQQSKGNNFPAISFEAAQTWRDDAGGIEGSSDELSAMLRLRYNLYNGGSDSANIDKNAYQINKAKDLRASAFRNVDEGLQLAWSALDLTSQQKIFLSQHVDAASDTVIAYEKQYRIGKRTLLDLLNTENELFESRKGYVEAHYAEQYAKYRILTSTGMLLSALRVDIPKQWNQKEEY from the coding sequence GTGAAGTTTTCTTCTCTTAGTGTATTGCTTTGTGGGCTATTGATTTCCCTATCAAACAATGCGCAAACCTTAGAGCAAGCCGTATCTATAACGTTGGCAACCAACCCTCAGATCAAGAGTGCCTTCAATGAATACATGAGCTCTAAACATACGATAGATATCTCGTCCGGAGCGTATAAACCCGACATCAACCTTGATGCTGGCGTTGGATATGAGCACATTAACCCAGCGGATTCAACATCGAGAAAATCTACTGATTTAACAAGAAAAGATGCGTCACTGACTTTATCTCAACTCATTTGGGATGGTTCAAAAACATTAAATGATATTAATCGAACCACTGCGGATGCCGAATCAGTACGCTATCAACTATTAACCACAGCACAAAACACTTCATTAGAAGTTACTCAAGTATATTTGGAAATCTTGAAGTCAACTGAAGTATTAGCACTGTCTGAAAGCAATCTAAGCACTCATAGAAAAATCTATAAAGATATAAAAAGACGAACAGATTCAGGTATCGGTTCAACAGCGGACTTAACACAAGTAAAAGCTCGTTTAGCGAAAGCAAACAGTAATGTTTTAGCGGCAAAGAATAATCTGCGCGATGCACAAACAATGTACATACGTTTGGTTGGGCAGCATCCTCAATCATTAGTATTTCCTAAGGTTGATCAGAACTTTGTTCCAACAGACTTAGAGCAAGCCATAGCGCTCGCACATGAGAATCACCCAGTAATCAAGATAGCTCAGGCCGATGTAGAGTCTGCAAACTTTCAGTACCAACAATCCAAGGGCAATAACTTTCCAGCTATTTCATTTGAAGCAGCACAAACCTGGAGGGATGATGCCGGAGGTATTGAAGGTAGCAGCGATGAACTCTCTGCAATGTTGCGTCTTCGGTACAATCTATACAACGGTGGCAGTGATTCTGCCAACATTGATAAAAATGCTTACCAAATCAACAAAGCGAAAGATCTAAGGGCGAGTGCTTTTCGCAATGTAGATGAAGGGCTGCAGTTGGCATGGAGTGCATTAGATTTGACCTCTCAGCAAAAAATATTCTTGTCGCAGCATGTTGATGCGGCATCAGACACAGTCATCGCTTACGAGAAACAATATCGAATAGGTAAACGAACACTACTCGATTTACTCAATACGGAAAACGAGCTGTTCGAATCACGAAAAGGCTACGTCGAAGCACACTACGCAGAACAATACGCAAAGTACCGAATTCTAACGTCTACAGGCATGTTATTGAGCGCACTAAGAGTCGACATTCCTAAACAATGGAATCAAAAGGAAGAATATTAA